Proteins co-encoded in one Rhopalosiphum maidis isolate BTI-1 chromosome 2, ASM367621v3, whole genome shotgun sequence genomic window:
- the LOC113551032 gene encoding superoxide dismutase [Cu-Zn]: MVKAVCVLNGENVKGTIFFSQTDEKSPVEVTGEVTGLSKGLHGFHIHEFGDNTNGCMSSGPHFNPFGKTHGAPDDDVRHVGDLGNIEAPGSSVTKVNFHDSIISLTGPLNIIGRTLVVHADQDDLGKGGHELSATTGNAGARIACGVIGITK, from the exons atggtaaaagcAGTATGTGTATTAAATGGTGAAAATGTGAAAGGTACCATTTTTTTCTCGCAAACT gatgAAAAATCTCCTGTTGAAGTTACTGGTGAAGTAACTGGACTATCTAAAGGCCTCCATGGATTTCATATACACGAATTCGGCGACAACACTAAtg gtTGTATGAGCTCTGGTCCACATTTTAATCCTTTTGGTAAAACCCATGGAGCTCCCGATGATGATGTGAGACATGTTGGTGACTTAGGTAATATTGAAGCTCCTGGTTCATCGGTGACAAAAGTAAATTTCCATGACTCAATCATATCTCTCACAGGACCTCTCAATATTATAGGTCGTACTTTagtg gTACATGCTGACCAAGATGATTTAGGTAAAGGAGGTCATGAGTTAAGCGCTACTACAGGGAATGCTGGAGCCAGAATTGCTTGTGGAGTTATTGGAATcaccaaataa